A genome region from Oryzias melastigma strain HK-1 linkage group LG12, ASM292280v2, whole genome shotgun sequence includes the following:
- the cdk9 gene encoding cyclin-dependent kinase 9 (The sequence of the model RefSeq protein was modified relative to this genomic sequence to represent the inferred CDS: added 82 bases not found in genome assembly), which yields MQRDKTSNASAAEKPDREAAIMSKYYDGVEFPFCDEFSKYEKMAKIGQGTFGEVFKAKHRQTGKKVALKKVLMENEKEGFPITALREIKILQLLKHENVVNLIEICRTKATQYNRYKGSIYLVFDFCEHDLAGLLSNANVKFTLAEIKKVMQMLLNGLYYIHRNKILHRDMKAANVLITRDGVLKLADFGLARAFSLAKNSQGNRYTNRVVTLWYRPPELLLGERDYGPPIDLWGAGCIMAEMWTRSPIMQGNTEQHQLTLISQLCGSITAEVWPGVDKKYELYQKMELPKGQKRKVKDRLKAYVKDPYALDLIDKLLVLDPAQRIDSDDALNHDFFWSDPMPSDLKNMLSTHNTSMFEYLAPPRRRGHIPQQQPNQNRNPATTSQTEFDRVF from the exons ATGCAACGGGACAAAACTAGCAACGCCAGTGCGGCTGAAAA GCCCGACCGGGAGGCCGCCATCATGTCTAAATACTACGATGGAGTGGAATTCCCTTTCTGCGACGAATTTTCCAAGTATGAAAAGATGGCCAAGATCGGACAGGGAACATTCGG tTTCCAATCACTGCATTGAGGGAGATTAAAATCCTTCAGCTTCTCAAACACGAGAATGTGGTCAATCTAATTGAGATCTGCAGAACTAAAG CTACCCAGTACAACAGATACAAAGGCAGCATCTACCTGGTGTTTGACTTCTGTGAACACGACCTGGCTGGGCTGCTGAGCAATGCTAATGTGAAGTTCACGCTGGCGGAGATCAAAAAAGTCATGCAGATGCTTCTCAATGGATTGTACTACATCCACAGAAACAAG ATCCTTCACAGAGATATGAAAGCAGCCAATGTGCTCATCACCAGAGACGGCGTCCTGAAGCTGGCAGACTTCGGTTTGGCCCGAGCCTTTAGcttggctaaaaacagccagGGGAACCGCTACACCAACCGTGTGGTCACACTGTGGTACAGACCTCCAGAGCTGCTGTTAG GTGAGCGAGACTACGGCCCTCCCATAGATCTGTGGGGAGCGGGCTGCATCATGGCAGAAATGTGGACCAGAAGTCCAATCATGCAAGGAAACACAGAGCAGCATCAGCTCACCCTGATCAGCCAGCTGTGTGGCTCCATCACTGCAGAG GTTTGGCCCGGAGTGGATAAAAAGTATGAACTGTACCAGAAAATGGAGCTTCCAAAAGGCCAGAAGAGAAAAGTGAAGGACCGCCTCAAAGCCTACGTGAAGGACCCGTACGCCCTGGATCTCATCGATAAGCTCCTGGTTCTGGACCCGGCTCAGCGCATAGACAGTGATGACGCACTCAACCATGACTTTTTCTGGTCGGATCCCATGCCCTCAGACCTCAAGAACATGCTGTCCACTCACAACACTTCCATGTTTGAGTATCTCGCACCGCCCAGACGGAGAGGTCACATTCCCCAACAGCAGCCCAATCAGAACCGGAACCCAGCCACTACAAGTCAGACGGAGTTTGACCGAGTGTTTTAA
- the fpgs gene encoding folylpolyglutamate synthase, mitochondrial, which yields MVYFSPTFQRGSRFSALLRERDLWCRLAGFRHRSTQTAHQLPGMEYQDAICTLNTLQTNASALEQVRLERNQPQQQLQAMEGFLERAGLTVEELNRLNIIHVTGTKGKGSTCAFTEKILRSYGFRTGFYSSPHLVQVRERIRINGQPIGKDIFTKYFWQIYGRLEESKQTYGGTMPAYFRFLTILAFHVFLQEKVDVAVIEVGIGGAYDCTNIIRKPWVCGVSSLGIDHTQILGDTIEKIAWQKGGIFKPGVPAFTVKQPEGAMAVLRDRAKEIKCPLWVCPDLGDYQTDGTPFHLGLAGKHQHSNASLALQLSNSWLKKRCSPDKSLPAVHRESIKVHQAPSFRVSSEMVMGLADTEWPGRNQTLKSGKVAYFLDGAHTVRSMQACVDWFQVTAAQHERNASGPVTRVLLFNATGDRDSAAMLKLLVPCHFDFAVFCPNITEVIASCSADQQNFNVSVENMLTRCMDNERSWRLHNCGGDKEGAELLIEERLQPVPETQVDTLVFPCILSALQWITQGRDPVLADPDKQVLAVKPNIRAKAAILREAAEIHVLITGSLHLVGGVLKHLNPKYSN from the exons ATGGTGTATTTTTCACCCACGTTCCAGCGAGGCTCCCGGTTTTCCGCTTTGCTCCGTGAGCGGGATTTGTGGTGCAGGCTGGCGGGATTCAGACATCGGAGCACCCAAACGGCTCACCAGCTTCCCGGAATGGAGTACCAG GATGCCATTTGCACTTTGAACACACTGCAGACCAATGCCAGTGCTCTGGAGCAGGTACGGCTAGAGAGAAACCAgcctcagcagcagctgcaggccaTGGAAGGGTTTCTGGAGCGAGCCGGCCTCACA gtAGAAGAGCTGAATCGTCTTAATATTATTCATGTCACTGGAACAAAAGGCAAG GGTTCAACATGTGCATTTACAGAGAAGATTTTAAGAAGTTATGGCTTTCGCACAGGATTTTACAG TTCCCCCCATTTAGTACAAGTCAGGGAGAGGATCCGGATCAACGGGCAGCCTATTGGAAAAGATATCTTCACTAAATACTTCTGGCAGATTTATGGACGTCTTGAAGAATCTAAG CAAACCTATGGGGGAACAATGCCAGCATACTTTCGTTTTCTCACCATCTTGGCCTTCCATGTCTTTCTCCAGGAGAAG GTTGATGTGGCTGTGATTGAGGTTGGGATTGGTGGAGCATATGACTGCACCAACATAATACG AAAGCCCTGGGTGTGTGGGGTTTCCTCTCTGGGGATAGACCATACTCAGATTCTTGGAGACACTATTGAGAAGATTGCATGGCAGAAAGGAGGCATCTTTAAG CCTGGGGTTCCTGCCTTTACCGTCAAACAGCCAGAGGGCGCCATGGCCGTGCTGAGGGATCGGGCTAAAGAGATCAAA tgtccTTTGTGGGTGTGCCCAGATTTGGGTGACTACCAAACAGATGGCACACCTTTCCATCTGGGCTTGGCAGGAAAGCACCAACACTCTAATGCATCCCTGGCCCTTCAGCTGAGTAACAGCTGGCTGAAAAAGAGATGTTCACCTG ATAAGAGCCTTCCTGCAGTCCACCGTGAGAGCATCAAAGTACATCAAGCCCCTTCATTCAGGGTCAGCTCTGAGATGGTGATGG GGCTTGCAGACACAGAGTGGCCAGGAAGGAATCAAACCCTGAAGAGTGGAAAGGTGGCTTACTTTTTGGATGGAGCTCACACAGTTCGCAGTATGCAAGCCTGTGTGGACTGGTTCCAAGTAACTGCAGCCCAGCATGAGAGGAATGCAAG TGGGCCGGTGACCAGAGTGCTGCTGTTCAACGCCACGGGGGACAGGGACTCTGCCGCCATGCTGAAACTGTTAGTG CCTTGCCATTTTGACTTTGCTGTGTTCTGCCCAAACATCACTGAAGTCATTGCCTCCTGCAGTGCTG ACCAGCAGAACTTCAACGTGTCTGTGGAGAACATGCTGACCCGCTGCATGGACAATGAGAGGAGCTGGCGCCTCCATAACTGCGGTGGGGATAAAGAAGGGGCTGAGCTGCTCATCGAAGAACGCCTGCAGCCGGTCCCTGAGACACAAGTAGACACCTTAGTCTTCCCCTGTATCCTCAGCGCCCTCCAGTGGATCACTCAGGGCAGAGATCCGGTTCTAGCAGACCCAGACAAACAAGTCTTAGCAGTTAAACCCAACATTAGGGCCAAAGCTGCCATTCTCCGTGAAGCAGCAGAAATCCATGTTCTCATCACTGGAAGCCTCCACTTAGTGGGGGGAGTCCTAAAGCATCTAAATCCCAAATATTCCAATTAA